The proteins below come from a single Acidobacteriota bacterium genomic window:
- a CDS encoding DUF4040 domain-containing protein, translating into MIELVHIVLFTFLAVIAIAIIRLRDLFAAVMLMGIFSLISASLFTVMDAVDVAFTEAAVGAGISTILMLATLSLTSSRESTRFARPQPMALVAVIITGAALIYATFDMPRYGDPAAPIHHHVADYYIERTDHEIGVPNMVTAILASYRGYDTWGETTVIFTACVGVMLLLGGARTFYRWHYRQDEDQDGGGSAR; encoded by the coding sequence ATGATTGAGCTCGTCCATATCGTCCTCTTCACCTTCCTGGCGGTGATCGCCATCGCCATTATTCGCCTCCGAGATCTGTTTGCCGCGGTCATGTTGATGGGGATCTTCAGTCTGATTTCGGCTTCGCTCTTCACCGTGATGGATGCAGTGGACGTTGCCTTCACAGAAGCGGCTGTTGGAGCCGGGATTTCGACCATCCTCATGCTCGCGACCCTGTCTCTGACCAGTAGCCGGGAGAGTACCCGCTTCGCAAGGCCCCAGCCGATGGCGCTGGTGGCGGTCATCATTACCGGTGCAGCATTGATCTACGCTACCTTCGACATGCCACGCTACGGTGACCCGGCTGCTCCGATCCATCACCACGTCGCCGATTACTACATCGAGCGCACCGACCACGAAATTGGCGTTCCTAACATGGTGACGGCGATCTTGGCGTCGTACCGTGGTTACGACACCTGGGGCGAAACCACGGTGATCTTCACCGCATGTGTCGGTGTGATGCTGCTGCTCGGTGGTGCCAGAACCTTCTACCGGTGGCACTATCGGCAGGATGAAGATCAGGACGGCGGAGGATCGGCCCGGTGA